The following are from one region of the Nicotiana tabacum cultivar K326 chromosome 3, ASM71507v2, whole genome shotgun sequence genome:
- the LOC107792452 gene encoding pentatricopeptide repeat-containing protein At2g33680, protein MSHGPSSLALESSASLFTKILHYTQRRNLPKGQSLHAHLIKTGSSSSCIYLSNSIVNLYAKCHRLLDAHVAFQEITNKDVVSWNCLINGYSQLGRPDSSLSVLKLFKQMRQQDENSHVLPNPHTFAGIFTAVSTLGEYYSFTGKQAHCLAFKLSYLNDLFVGSSLLNMYCKAGSRHLVDARKMFDEMPERNSVSWTTMISGYALLRRAKEAVGVFRMMLWEQGRGQDYVNEFVFTSVLSAIALPEFNPVGKQIHGLSLKNGFLWNVSVANATVTMYAKCGSLDDACRVFELSSEKNSITWSALITGYAQNGDCEKALKLFSQMHFCGMNPSEYTLVGVINACSDFDALSEGKQVHGYLLKLGFEPQMYILTALVDMYAKCGNVSDARRGFDYLKEPDIVLWTSMIAGYVKNGDNENAMGMYCRMLVEGVVPNELTMASVLKVCSSLAALEQGKQIHAHIVKHGLSLEVPIGSALSTMYAKSGSLHDCNLVFRRMPARDLVSWNSMMSGLSQNGRGTEALELFEEMLLEGTRPDYVTFVNILSACSHMGLLERGQNIFKMMSDEFGIEPRLEHFACMVDMFGRAGKLYEAKEFIESAANHVDHGLCLWRIMLSACRNYRNYELGAYAGEKLMELGSQESSAYVLLSSIYSALGRLEDVECVRRLMNLRGVSKEPGCSWIELKSQFHVFVVGDQLHPQIVGIREELLRLRKQMKDEGYKPGFDPCLELEVIMD, encoded by the coding sequence ATGAGTCATGGTCCATCTTCTCTAGCACTTGAATCCTCTGCTTCCCTTTTCACCAAAATACTCCATTACACTCAACGCAGAAACCTTCCCAAAGGCCAATCCCTTCACGCCCATCTCATTAAAACAGGTTCTTCCTCTTCTTGCATATACTTATCCAACAGCATTGTCAACTTATACGCCAAGTGCCACCGCTTGTTGGACGCCCATGTCGCCTTTCAAGAAATAACAAACAAAGACGTCGTCTCATGGAACTGTCTCATCAATGGCTACTCTCAACTGGGCCGTCCAGATTCATCTCTTTCCGTCCTCAAACTCTTCAAGCAAATGAGACAACAGGACGAAAACTCCCATGTCCTTCCAAATCCTCACACATTTGCTGGCATTTTCACCGCGGTTTCAACTTTGGGGGAGTACTACTCCTTTACAGGGAAGCAAGCTCATTGTCTTGCCTTTAAACTAAGTTACCTTAACGATCTATTTGTGGGCAGTTCCTTGTTGAACATGTATTGCAAGGCTGGTAGTCGTCATCTTGTTGATGCTCGcaagatgtttgatgaaatgcCTGAGAGAAATTCTGTATCTTGGACTACGATGATATCTGGGTATGCATTACTGAGGCGAGCTAAGGAGGCTGTGGGAGTGTTTAGGATGATGCTATGGGAGCAAGGCCGAGGGCAGGATTATGTGAATGAGTTTGTGTTTACTAGTGTTCTGAGTGCTATTGCATTGCCAGAGTTTAACCCGGTAGGGAAGCAAATTCATGGTCTTTCCCTCAAGAATGGATTTTTGTGGAACGTTTCTGTTGCCAATGCTACTGTTACTATGTATGCAAAGTGTGGGAGTTTGGATGATGCATGTCGGGTGTTCGAGCTTTCCTCTGAAAAGAATTCTATAACCTGGTCTGCATTAATAACAGGTTACGCGCAGAATGGGGACTGCGAGAAGGCCTTGAAGTTGTTTTCGCAGATGCATTTCTGTGGGATGAATCCGAGCGAGTACACTCTGGTTGGAGTGATTAATGCTTGTAGTGATTTTGATGCTCTTAGTGAAGGAAAACAGGTGCATGGATATCTATTGAAGTTAGGGTTTGAGCCTCAAATGTATATTCTGACTGCGTTAGTGGATATGTATGCTAAATGTGGCAATGTTAGTGATGCCAGAAGAGGTTTTGATTATTTGAAAGAACCCGATATAGTTTTATGGACTTCCATGATAGCGGGATATGTTAAGAATGGGGATAATGAAAATGCAATGGGTATGTACTGTAGAATGCTGGTGGAGGGTGTTGTACCTAATGAGTTGACGATGGCTAGCGTGTTAAAAGTCTGTTCTAGCCTTGCTGCTCTGGAACAGGGGAAGCAGATTCATGCTCATATAGTCAAGCATGGGCTTAGTCTTGAAGTTCCAATTGGAAGCGCTCTCTCAACTATGTATGCAAAATCTGGAAGCCTTCATGACTGTAATCTAGTCTTTAGGAGGATGCCTGCGAGGGACTTAGTGTCATGGAACTCAATGATGTCAGGTCTTTCACAGAATGGCCGCGGCACTGAAGCCCTTGAACTTTTTGAAGAAATGCTTCTTGAGGGAACAAGGCCAGATTATGTCACTTTTGTGAATATTCTTTCTGCTTGTAGCCACATGGGATTGTTAGAGAGAGGGCAAAATATTTTCAAGATGATGTCTGATGAGTTTGGAATAGAGCCTAGGCTAGAGCATTTTGCGTGCATGGTAGATATGTTCGGTCGTGCTGGAAAACTCTATGAAGCAAAAGAGTTTATCGAGTCAGCAGCAAATCATGTTGACCATGGTCTGTGCTTGTGGCGTATCATGCTAAGTGCTTGCCGGAACTATAGAAACTATGAATTAGGTGCATACGCAGGAGAGAAGTTAATGGAATTGGGTTCACAAGAGTCATCTGCTTATGTGCTACTCTCTAGTATTTATTCAGCTCTGGGAAGATTGGAGGATGTTGAATGCGTGAGAAGGTTGATGAATCTCCGTGGAGTAAGCAAGGAGCCTGGATGTAGCTGGATTGAGCTGAAGAGTCAGTTTCATGTATTTGTTGTCGGAGATCAGTTGCATCCACAAATCGTAGGTATACGTGAAGAGTTATTGAGGTTAAGAAAGCAAATGAAAGATGAGGGATATAAACCAGGTTTTGATCCTTGCTTAGAACTGGAAGTTATAATGGACTGA